In the Fusarium oxysporum f. sp. lycopersici 4287 chromosome 9, whole genome shotgun sequence genome, one interval contains:
- a CDS encoding DNA polymerase gamma, mitochondrial, whose protein sequence is MLISAAAQPLRGSTPSFIRVARHQAFRRHALRAHVRWLAAVADNIKSNPKGTLALPSEARYNEIGVQQLSSHIFDQIFPDGVKPPPQELVELSRDHLRRHDLLGKNTDKSEPIAFDLPPLQGRTLDEHFHKLGVDCAEPYLAYAKQFARANPPPKPRKWIHQSGWTKYYPDGRTEKVDAPDEEMLSFDTEVMWKVSPFAVMACASSPTAWYAWLSPWLLMETTNDRQLIPLGDPNKAKIIVGHNVGFDRARVLEEYSVKQTRNAFLDTMSLHVAVNGMCSQQRPTWMRHKKNRELRDQVASKTPDHDLAVLMTSGMHDEEELWVERSSVNSLRDVAKFHLNVSIDKALRDDFSELDREKILERLDQLLDYCAADVSVTHRIYQIVLPNFLETCPHPVSFAALRHLSSVILPVDKSWDAYITNAEATYHKLNDAVEERLISLTDKALDIKDKPEAYTNDPWMQQLDWSGQEIKMVKGKRKNDPPRPAARQKKPGMPKWYKDLFQSNDAPISITVRTRIAPLLLRLAWDGHPLFWSDKYGWTFRVLRAEASKYTAKQMIECKFDEKEIHLRDDHTHTYFKLPHKDGPTARCVNPMAKGYLAYFESGVLSSEYSYAKEALEMNASCSYWISARDRIKSQMVVYQEDLPHQGMQAETGHKGGEASANGFILPQIIPMGTITRRAVENTWLTASNAKKNRVGSELKAMVKAPEGYCFVGADVDSEELWIASLVGDATFKLHGGNAVGFMTLEGTKAAGTDLHSRTASILGITRNDAKVFNYGRIYGAGLKFAATLLRQFNPNLSEKETLETASKLYANTKGTKTNRKVLYKRPFWRGGTESFVFNKLEEFAEQDKARTPVLGAGITEALMGRYISKGGYLTSRINWAIQSSGVDYLHLLIVSMDYLIRRFNIDARLAITVHDEIRYLVKDTDKYRTALALQVANLWTRAMFSQQVGIEDLPQSCAYFSAVDIDHVLRKEVDMECVTPSHPTPISPGESIDVSTLLEKGEIARLDPDIVPDAKHAPRLEQIKYTPRVPIMQGIQESAQESIPFLKAQIVSDDAELRELVKDAQKAKLAAAPKKDKPLSKRELQSVLPYRAYPKLVPMEEPVSVSEALKVKPSAYETRKMTWPKYSGKSWSQNSRM, encoded by the exons ATGCTCATATCGGCTGCTGCCCAGCCGTTGCGCGGATCGACGCCCAGCTTCATCCGAGTTGCTCGACACCAGGCTTTTCGTCGTCATGCTTTGCGCGCTCATGTCCGATGGCTGGCCGCTGTCGCCGACAACATCAAATCGAACCCAAAGGGCACTCTTGCAC TGCCCTCTGAAGCCCGATATAACGAGATAGGCGTCCAGCAACTCAGCTCTCACATATTTGACCAAATTTTCCCTGATGGTGTCAAACCTCCACCACAAGAGCTGGTCGAGTTATCAAGAGACCATTTAAGGCGCCATGACTTGCTTGGAAAGAATACCGATAAATCCGAACCCATAGCTTTCGATCTTCCCCCTCTCCAAGGGCGCACACTTGATGAACATTTTCACAAACTCGGAGTGGATTGCGCCGAGCCGTATCTGGCATATGCAAAACAGTTCGCCCGCGCCAATCCACCACCAAAGCCTCGAAAATGGATACATCAAAGCGGTTGGACGAAATATTATCCTGATGGGCGTACCGAAAAAGTCGATGCGCCTGATGAGGAGATGTTGTCGTTTGACACAGAAGTTATGTGGAAAGTTAGCCCCTTTGCTGTGATGGCCTGCGCTTCGAGCCCGACTGCCTGGTATGCGTGGCTGTCGCCGTGGCTGTTGATGGAGACCACCAATGATCGACAATTGATTCCATTAGGCGACCCGAATAAGGCCAAAATTATTGTTGGACACAACGTTGGCTTCGACCGAGCGCGGGTGTTGGAAGAGTATAGTGTCAAGCAGACTCGAAATGCCTTTCTCGACACAATGTCGCTCCACGTCGCTGTAAACGGTATGTGCTCTCAACAGCGACCTACCTGGATGAGACATAAAAAGAATCGAGAACTACGGGATCAAGTTGCGAGCAAGACTCCGGACCATGATTTAGCGGTATTGATGACAAGTGGCAtgcatgatgaagaagagctctGGGTTGAACGAAGTTCCGTTAACTCTCTCCGTGATGTCGCCAAGTTTCACCTCAATGTTTCGATTGACAAAGCTCTTCGTGACGACTTCAGCGAATTGGACCGGGAAAAGATCCTGGAGAGACTAGACCAGCTTCTGGACTATTGCGCTGCCGACGTGTCAGTCACTCATCGTATTTACCAGATTGTTCTCCCCAACTTCCTAGAGACCTGTCCGCACCCCGTCAGTTTCGCAGCCCTCCGGCACCTTTCGTCCGTCATTCTTCCGGTTGATAAGTCGTGGGATGCGTATATCACCAATGCCGAAGCTACGTACCACAAGCTCAATGATGCCGTTGAGGAACGACTTATTAGTCTTACTGATAAAGCGTTGGATATCAAGGACAAGCCTGAGGCGTACACAAACGACCCCTGGATGCAGCAACTCGACTGGTCAGGTCAAGAGATCAAAATGGTCAAAGGCAAGCGGAAGAACGACCCCCCAAGACCTGCAGCTAGGCAGAAGAAACCGGGTATGCCCAAGTGGTACAAGGACCTCTTTCAATCCAACGATGCCCCTATCAGCATCACTGTTCGAACGCGAATCGCTCCTCTGTTACTAAGACTAGCTTGGGACGGGCACCCGCTGTTCTGGTCTGACAAATATGGTTGGACATTTCGAGTACTAAGAGCGGAAGCCTCGAAATATACAGCCAAACAAATGATCGAATGTAAATTCGACGAGAAAGAGATCCATTTACGTGATGACCATACCCATACCTACTTCAAACTCCCTCATAAGGATGGCCCGACGGCTCGCTGTGTGAATCCAATGGCAAAGGGCTATTTGGCTTACTTTGAGAGCGGCGTTTTGTCCTCCGAGTACTCATATGCTAAGGAGGCTTTGGAAATGAACGCATCATGTTCTTATTGGATCAGTGCGAGGGACCGCATCAAATCTCAAATGGTTGtctatcaagaagatcttccGCATCAAGGCATGCAAGCTGAGACTGGGCACAAAGGCGGGGAGGCCAGTGCCAACGGCTTTATCTTACCACAAATCATTCCAATGGGCACTATAACTCGCAGAGCAGTCGAGAATACCTGGCTTACTGCTAGTAACGCCAAGAAGAATCGAGTGGGCTCTGAGCTCAAGGCAATGGTAAAGGCGCCTGAAGGCTACTGCTTTGTGGGAGCAGATGTTGATTCGGAGGAGCTTTGGATTGCCAGTCTTGTCGGCGACGCAACCTTCAAGCTTCACGGCGGAAATGCTGTTGGGTTCATGACCTTGGAAGGCACAAAGGCTGCCGGCACCGATCTTCATTCACGAACCGCTTCGATTCTTGGCATTACCAGAAACGATGCCAAAGTTTTCAATTATGGACGAATCTATGGCGCTGGTCTGAAGTTCGCAGCGACTTTGTTGCGGCAGTTTAACCCCAATCTGTCAGAAAAAGAGACACTGGAGACGGCTTCGAAACTATATGCCAATACTAAAGGCACCAAGACCAACCGCAAGGTGCTCTACAAACGACCCTTTTGGAGAGGCGGCACCGAGTCCTTTGTCTTTAACAAGTTGGAAGAATTCGCCGAGCAAGATAAGGCAAGGACGCCAGTATTGGGAGCTGGCATCACTGAAGCTCTTATGGGACGATACATCAGCAAAGGTGGTTATCTAACATCGAGAATCAACTGGGCTATCCAATCATCGGGTGTTGACTACCTCCACCTGCTCATCGTTTCCATGGACTACCTGATCCGCAGGTTCAACATTGATGCTCGACTTGCTATCACAGTTCACGACGAAATTCGCTATCTAGTCAAGGATACGGACAAATATCGCACTGCACTTGCTCTGCAGGTCGCCAACCTGTGGACCCGTGCCATGTTCTCTCAGCAGGTTGGCATTGAGGACCTTCCTCAGTCATGTGCTTATTTCTCTGCTGTGGACATTGACCATGTGTTGCGCAAAGAAGTGGACATGGAGTGCGTCACTCCGAGCCACCCAACCCCCATTTCCCCTGGAGAAAGTATCGATGTCAGCACACTTCTGGAGAAGGGAGAAATTGCAAGACTAGATCCTGATATCGTTCCGGATGCGAAGCATGCTCCCAGACTAGAACAGATCAAGTATACTCCCCGAGTACCTATTATGCAGGGTATTCAGGAGTCAGCGCAAGAGTCAATCCCCTTCCTCAAGGCCCAAATCGTCAGTGACGACGCAGAACTTCGAGAGCTTGTCAAAGACGCCCAGAAAGCCAAACTAGCTGCAGCGCCGAAGAAGGACAAGCCGTTAAGCAAGAGAGAATTGCAGAGCGTGTTACCTTACAGAGCATACCCGAAACTGGTCCCCATGGAAGAACCCGTCTCTGTATCGGAGGCCCTGAAAGTCAAGCCCAGTGCCTACGAGACCAGAAAAATGACATGGCCGAAATACTCGGGCAAGAGCTGGAGCCAAAACTCGAGGATGTAA